The following DNA comes from Desulfovibrio intestinalis.
CGATTGCGACAGCCACCCGCCCCCCCCAGAATTGGACGATATTGGCATTCTGGCGTCCTTTGACCCTGTGGCCTTGGACCGGGCCTGCGTTGACCTCATTTACGCCGCAGACAGCGAAAAGAGCGCCTCATTGCGCAAACGTATTGAATCCCGCAATGGGGTGCATGCGCTCGATCATGCCGAATCGCTTGGGATTGGCCGTCAGCAATATACGCTTGTGGGCATTGACGCCTAGACGCGCCTTCGGCCTCTGCCCAGCGCGGTAAGGCTGAATGCTAGGCGCGACACGCTATATGTGGCGCGGTGATGGGCGGGCAGGGTGTTTTTCTGCTGCCTTTTGCGCAGACGCGGTGTTCATAAAGGCCGCCAGGCCAAAATACATGCGCTGCTATGGGGTGAGCGCAACTGCTGATTGTTGATCTTGCACGATCAGCTTTTAGCTGTGCGCACTATAGTATTTAATTGGGGGCAATCGCGCACTGGATTATTCACAAGTAATAAACCTGCGATAGTGTCAGTGGCCTAAGAAATTGCTGAATTTTATATAGAATATATCTGATACAGAAAAAATTGTTCTACTATCAGATGCAATAATAAGCATTTTTTATATTTGCATATTTAGACTTAATCCTTTTTTCATGATACACCCCACGGCTAAATGAAATAAGGAGAGACAAACATGCGTTCACTTGTTTTTACTTTTGCTTTGGCAACAGCGTTAATTACCACAGGCTGCCTAAAAAATTCACCTATTAATGATTTGCTTGGCCCCAGCTCAGACAAGGTGGCGGCAGCCCCAATGGCCCAGGTTTCGGACTTTGTTACGACCTATAAAGAAAACAGCGTCAAGGCCAACAAGGAATACGCTGGAAGATGGGTCAAAATTACCGGAAAAGTCGCTGCCATAAGCAAAATAAAAGGAATAATCGACGGTCGTATCTACTATCTTGTCGATCTGAATGACAAGGACGGCAAAGTTTCAGAAAGAATTGTCTGCCGGTTTAACTTCAACAAGCAGGATGAAGTGGCCGAGCTTAAACAGGGCTCCATTGTTGTCTTTTATGGGCGTATTGACGACCTGAGCAACATTACCCACAAGGATCAGCATTTGCCGATGATAATCGATAGCCAGATTGTGCATTGATTATAATTCAAAATAGATAGTAAGAAGAGGCCTCAAGCGGGCCTCTTTTTTTTGAAGATTTTTCAGGGGTTCACTAAAAGTATTTTGTGGTGGCATGCAGAGGAAACAAGCCGTGCGCCCGCCAGCAGAGCAGGGGCCA
Coding sequences within:
- a CDS encoding OB-fold protein → MRSLVFTFALATALITTGCLKNSPINDLLGPSSDKVAAAPMAQVSDFVTTYKENSVKANKEYAGRWVKITGKVAAISKIKGIIDGRIYYLVDLNDKDGKVSERIVCRFNFNKQDEVAELKQGSIVVFYGRIDDLSNITHKDQHLPMIIDSQIVH